From Paenibacillus sp. GP183, one genomic window encodes:
- a CDS encoding SRPBCC domain-containing protein encodes MNPNTNKQDLVINRVFDIPVELVWKAWTDPKLVLLWWGPANYISPRCEIDFREGGSYLFCMRAPKEQGGQDYYSTGVYNKIVPMERLEFTQSLADKDGNIMDPVDVGMPPDFPKEVKFVIEFKAQGDQTELTITEYDWTLGQMSEYAVIGMNQSLDKLAASIGSQLQ; translated from the coding sequence TTGAATCCTAATACGAACAAGCAAGATCTTGTCATTAACCGTGTCTTCGACATCCCTGTAGAGCTTGTATGGAAGGCTTGGACAGATCCCAAGCTGGTTTTGCTCTGGTGGGGGCCAGCAAACTACATTTCCCCAAGATGCGAAATAGACTTTCGTGAGGGAGGGAGCTATCTTTTTTGTATGCGTGCGCCGAAAGAACAAGGCGGTCAAGATTACTACTCCACAGGTGTCTACAACAAGATTGTGCCCATGGAACGCCTTGAATTCACACAGAGCCTGGCCGACAAAGACGGTAACATCATGGATCCCGTTGATGTAGGCATGCCCCCAGACTTCCCGAAAGAAGTAAAATTCGTCATCGAATTTAAGGCCCAAGGCGACCAGACGGAGCTAACGATCACTGAATACGACTGGACATTGGGTCAAATGTCCGAATATGCCGTAATCGGCATGAACCAGTCGCTTGATAAGCTTGCAGCAAGTATTGGCTCGCAGCTTCAATGA
- a CDS encoding ABC transporter substrate-binding protein has translation MKKRVTLLMLALLVAFTVVSGCSTSKNTTGSNKGASATGEPIKLALSPWPGWFVWYLVKEKGFFEKNGVKVDLVWFPVYSDSLSALSTGKVDANSQTLSDTLAPASKGIGVKAVLVNDNSNGGDGLVVKPEIASMKDLKGKKIATELGTVDHLLMLTALDKSGLKETDVKYTNMTVNDAGPAFISGNVDAAVLWEPFLTKALQEGKGKLLFSSKDTPGLIPDLLVFREDVTKNRPDDVKKIINAWFDALDYWKANPDESLKIMAKAAETPLDEYKAGVDSVKIFQLEDNIKAFTKGVNYFSLNFTAQKTAEFLKGLDMLTSIPKPESILDGHFVEEVMKERKK, from the coding sequence ATGAAAAAACGGGTAACTTTGCTCATGCTTGCACTTCTTGTAGCTTTTACAGTTGTCAGCGGTTGTTCCACATCGAAAAATACCACTGGATCCAACAAAGGAGCTTCCGCAACAGGTGAACCTATTAAACTGGCGTTAAGTCCATGGCCGGGCTGGTTCGTCTGGTATCTGGTGAAGGAGAAGGGTTTTTTTGAGAAAAATGGCGTTAAGGTAGATCTGGTATGGTTCCCCGTTTATAGTGATTCTTTATCGGCCTTGTCAACAGGCAAGGTAGATGCCAACAGCCAGACCCTCAGCGATACGCTGGCTCCGGCAAGTAAAGGAATCGGAGTTAAAGCTGTTCTGGTGAACGACAACTCCAATGGTGGAGATGGGCTCGTAGTGAAGCCGGAGATTGCCTCGATGAAGGATTTGAAAGGGAAAAAGATAGCTACAGAGCTCGGTACCGTAGATCACCTTTTGATGCTTACAGCTCTGGATAAATCAGGTTTAAAAGAAACAGATGTGAAGTACACCAATATGACGGTGAACGATGCGGGGCCGGCTTTTATCTCAGGAAATGTCGATGCAGCCGTTCTGTGGGAGCCGTTTCTGACAAAAGCTTTGCAGGAAGGCAAAGGAAAGCTGCTTTTTTCCTCTAAAGATACACCGGGTTTAATTCCCGACCTGCTTGTGTTCCGTGAAGATGTGACCAAGAATCGTCCGGACGATGTCAAGAAGATCATCAATGCCTGGTTCGACGCTTTGGACTATTGGAAGGCGAATCCTGATGAATCGCTCAAAATTATGGCAAAAGCAGCCGAAACACCGCTGGATGAATATAAAGCCGGGGTGGACAGCGTGAAGATTTTTCAACTGGAGGATAACATAAAGGCTTTTACAAAAGGCGTTAATTACTTCTCCTTGAATTTCACTGCACAAAAAACAGCTGAGTTCCTCAAGGGGCTGGATATGCTGACTTCCATTCCGAAGCCGGAATCCATCCTCGATGGTCATTTTGTCGAAGAGGTCATGAAAGAACGCAAGAAATAA
- a CDS encoding LacI family DNA-binding transcriptional regulator, giving the protein MSKNRQPTIVDVAKEAGVSIATVSNVLNRRNVPLTEETIRKVEQAVKRLGYRRNVMAANLSSRKSNELGLIIPNFVGYYGRFAEELEQKFHRNGYHLSVFSSNGMNPDLERRHIELLLQRRADGLVCHGLAMSVESTRQIVGEGTPLVIFNGWGWPSDIASLAVNLDFAEASKEAVRHLVEQGCLCVYYAANTHSLGANAQREQGFRVGMLQYAADAVSAVLDAGELGVEGLIDEVLRLSGDHRPIGIYAFNDVLALQILSACQARGFRIPEEIKLVGMDNELYSQASYPAITSFHMPVEEQTRLITSWLLQQLGEELEAAALELLSGIRLTADGRRQIDLPLTLVPRRSSEAGT; this is encoded by the coding sequence ATGAGTAAGAACCGACAACCGACCATTGTGGATGTAGCCAAAGAAGCGGGAGTTTCGATTGCCACGGTGTCCAATGTGTTGAATCGCCGCAATGTCCCGCTGACGGAAGAAACGATCCGCAAAGTAGAGCAGGCTGTCAAGCGATTAGGTTACCGCCGCAATGTAATGGCTGCCAATCTAAGCAGCCGCAAGTCCAATGAGCTTGGACTTATCATACCCAACTTTGTTGGCTATTACGGGCGCTTTGCTGAGGAGCTGGAGCAAAAGTTTCACCGTAACGGCTACCATCTTTCCGTATTCTCCTCGAACGGCATGAATCCCGATTTGGAGCGGCGGCATATTGAACTGCTTCTGCAGCGCCGAGCAGATGGACTCGTTTGCCATGGACTCGCCATGAGTGTGGAATCGACGCGGCAGATCGTGGGGGAGGGAACACCGCTTGTGATTTTTAACGGTTGGGGATGGCCGAGTGATATTGCCTCTTTGGCCGTCAATCTTGATTTTGCTGAGGCTTCTAAGGAAGCCGTACGCCACTTGGTGGAGCAGGGCTGCCTCTGTGTTTATTATGCAGCCAATACCCATTCCCTGGGCGCTAATGCGCAGCGGGAGCAGGGCTTTAGGGTTGGAATGCTGCAGTACGCTGCAGACGCGGTCAGCGCTGTCCTGGATGCAGGAGAGCTCGGCGTTGAAGGCTTAATCGATGAAGTGCTGCGGCTCAGCGGAGATCACAGACCGATAGGAATCTATGCCTTCAACGATGTTCTTGCCCTGCAGATTTTATCCGCTTGCCAGGCACGCGGATTCCGCATACCGGAGGAGATCAAGCTGGTCGGCATGGACAATGAGCTGTACTCGCAGGCCAGCTACCCGGCGATCACCAGCTTCCATATGCCGGTTGAGGAGCAGACCCGCTTGATCACGTCCTGGTTGCTGCAGCAGCTGGGTGAAGAGCTGGAGGCGGCGGCATTGGAGCTCTTGTCCGGCATCCGCCTGACAGCCGATGGGCGCCGCCAGATTGATCTGCCGCTAACGCTTGTGCCGCGGCGCTCATCGGAAGCGGGAACCTAG
- a CDS encoding ABC transporter permease gives MGKSRKSRLTAIRADIGRRWYLSGVLLILVLALVLWSIMSYGNFVNRTFLPTPDQVLRQFAIQIQTPLFWHHVGISIYRVGMGFLLACLLGVPLGILAGTFRFAEAVLVPPTEFIRYMPATAFIPLIMVWAGIGESAKIIVIFIGCFFQLLLMVADNTRAVSNDLLQTSYTLGAGRWQAIERVLIPALLPDLMNTLRLIIGWAWTYLVVAELVAASSGLGFSIMKAQRFLNTDLIFVGIITIGLLGLLTDRIFAYCHRRFFPWLEGSRQ, from the coding sequence ATGGGCAAGTCACGCAAATCAAGATTGACCGCCATTCGGGCTGATATTGGGAGAAGGTGGTACTTGTCGGGAGTCCTCCTAATTCTGGTTCTTGCATTGGTGCTTTGGAGCATAATGAGCTACGGAAACTTTGTCAATCGCACCTTTCTGCCAACCCCGGATCAGGTGCTCAGGCAGTTCGCCATTCAGATCCAGACACCACTTTTTTGGCATCATGTAGGGATAAGTATATACCGGGTTGGCATGGGATTTCTGCTGGCATGTTTGCTTGGTGTACCGCTCGGAATTCTGGCTGGAACCTTTCGTTTTGCTGAAGCAGTGCTGGTACCTCCAACCGAATTTATCCGATATATGCCGGCAACTGCCTTCATTCCTTTGATTATGGTTTGGGCGGGTATCGGGGAATCGGCGAAGATTATCGTTATTTTCATCGGCTGCTTCTTCCAGCTTCTCTTAATGGTAGCGGACAATACCCGCGCAGTTTCCAATGACCTGCTGCAAACCTCCTATACGCTTGGAGCAGGTCGCTGGCAGGCGATTGAAAGGGTGCTTATCCCGGCTCTTCTGCCGGATTTGATGAATACCCTAAGGCTGATTATCGGCTGGGCGTGGACCTATCTGGTCGTGGCTGAGTTGGTTGCGGCCAGCAGCGGACTTGGCTTCTCGATTATGAAGGCGCAGCGCTTCTTGAATACGGATCTGATCTTTGTGGGCATTATCACCATTGGGTTATTGGGATTGCTGACAGATCGAATCTTCGCTTACTGCCATCGGCGATTTTTTCCTTGGCTGGAAGGGAGTCGTCAGTGA
- a CDS encoding VOC family protein, producing the protein MQKISPYLWFNDNAEEAIHFYSSIFKNSKTVNITRYGEGSPAPKGTLMSATFELEGQTFIALNGGPQFNFTPAISFFVNCETQEEVDELWEKLSEGGKEGRCGWLEDKFGLSWQIIPTALGELMQDEDARKARNVMEAMLQMNKIDIKALKQAYEK; encoded by the coding sequence ATGCAAAAAATCAGCCCATACTTATGGTTCAATGATAATGCTGAAGAAGCCATTCATTTTTACAGCTCTATTTTTAAAAATTCAAAAACGGTGAATATTACCCGTTATGGAGAAGGCAGTCCTGCACCGAAAGGCACATTAATGTCCGCGACATTTGAGCTGGAGGGACAAACTTTCATAGCCTTAAACGGCGGTCCACAGTTCAATTTTACACCAGCCATCTCATTCTTCGTGAATTGTGAGACGCAAGAAGAAGTTGACGAGCTATGGGAGAAACTATCCGAAGGCGGAAAAGAAGGAAGATGCGGCTGGCTTGAAGACAAATTTGGATTGTCATGGCAGATCATTCCAACAGCGTTAGGCGAGCTGATGCAAGACGAGGATGCCCGAAAAGCCAGAAATGTCATGGAAGCCATGCTTCAGATGAATAAAATTGATATAAAGGCATTAAAACAAGCCTATGAGAAATAA
- a CDS encoding cation diffusion facilitator family transporter, which translates to MSEYVHDNASEYDFHHLDHVKEQTKTKKTLWIVLFLTLFFTIVEIVGGLLSNSLALLSDSAHMISDVLALGLSMVALYLATRHPNARFTFGYLRFEIVASFLNGLALAIISLGIFIEGVRRMIHPEQIDFQLMLIISSIGLVVNLVTTIVLQRSMKEESNLNMQSALWHFLGDLLSSVGVIVSSILIYFSGWYFFDPLISIVIGGIIFTGGAKIIRESYLILMESVPEKFDLDEIRKDIGLVEGVEDVHEMHLWAISTDHYSLTAHVFIDDKIQPFCIILAINETLKTKYGIEHSTIQMEEANIHPHGDYGKEFLKHKEEEEKQKHEYVNELV; encoded by the coding sequence ATGAGCGAATATGTACACGACAATGCATCCGAATACGATTTTCATCACTTAGACCATGTAAAAGAACAAACCAAAACCAAAAAAACGCTGTGGATCGTCTTGTTTCTCACTTTATTTTTTACCATTGTTGAAATTGTCGGCGGCTTGCTTTCCAACTCACTGGCGCTCCTTTCGGACTCTGCGCACATGATTTCGGATGTTTTGGCGCTGGGGCTTAGTATGGTTGCGTTGTATCTGGCTACCCGGCATCCCAATGCGCGGTTTACCTTTGGCTATTTGCGCTTTGAGATTGTGGCTTCCTTTTTGAATGGATTGGCTTTGGCGATTATCTCCCTGGGCATTTTCATTGAAGGGGTCCGACGTATGATCCATCCGGAGCAAATTGATTTCCAATTGATGCTCATCATCAGCTCCATCGGTTTGGTAGTCAACCTGGTCACAACCATTGTGCTTCAAAGAAGCATGAAGGAGGAATCCAACTTGAACATGCAAAGCGCGCTTTGGCATTTTCTTGGGGATCTGCTGAGCTCGGTCGGCGTCATTGTGTCTTCGATCCTGATTTATTTTTCAGGCTGGTATTTTTTCGATCCATTGATCAGTATCGTGATTGGGGGCATCATCTTTACCGGCGGGGCCAAAATCATCCGCGAATCCTACCTGATTCTCATGGAGTCGGTTCCAGAGAAGTTTGATCTGGATGAGATCCGCAAGGATATCGGGTTGGTTGAAGGTGTAGAGGATGTCCACGAGATGCACTTATGGGCGATTTCGACGGACCATTATTCACTGACCGCGCACGTCTTTATCGATGATAAAATTCAGCCGTTCTGCATCATCCTGGCGATCAATGAAACGCTGAAAACCAAGTACGGCATCGAGCATTCCACGATTCAAATGGAGGAAGCGAATATCCATCCTCACGGCGATTACGGCAAGGAGTTTTTGAAGCACAAAGAAGAGGAAGAAAAGCAAAAGCACGAGTACGTAAATGAGTTGGTTTAA
- a CDS encoding ABC transporter ATP-binding protein — MQSKIMATDLTKWYKSKKSELLALDQVSFHVEQNEFVSFVGPSGCGKSSLLRILAGLEDMTSGTLLVSGKEVDGPGADRGMVFQSYTLFPWLTVRENIEFGLTLKGVPLFEKRRISDHFMELVGLHRFARSLPKELSGGMKQRVAIARALANNPEVLLMDEPFGALDPQTKNSMQELLLRIWEHEKTTVVFITHDIEEAIFLSQRVYVMQAHPGRIHKEVIVPERLRETPDVKDSEAFIQLKKQIISLIGEAHPEES, encoded by the coding sequence ATGCAGAGCAAAATTATGGCAACCGATCTGACTAAGTGGTACAAAAGCAAAAAAAGCGAGCTTTTAGCTCTGGATCAGGTTTCTTTTCATGTGGAGCAAAATGAGTTTGTCAGCTTCGTCGGCCCATCCGGCTGCGGCAAATCCTCCTTATTGCGCATATTGGCTGGTCTTGAGGATATGACATCGGGCACACTTCTGGTTTCCGGCAAGGAAGTTGATGGACCGGGTGCAGATCGGGGGATGGTGTTCCAATCCTACACGTTATTTCCCTGGCTGACGGTGCGGGAGAACATCGAATTTGGCCTTACTCTGAAAGGAGTTCCACTATTTGAAAAGCGCCGGATCTCCGATCATTTCATGGAGCTGGTCGGCCTTCACCGCTTTGCCAGATCGCTCCCCAAGGAGCTGTCCGGCGGAATGAAACAGCGGGTGGCCATCGCCAGAGCTCTGGCTAATAATCCTGAAGTGCTGCTGATGGATGAGCCATTTGGGGCGTTGGACCCGCAAACGAAAAACTCGATGCAGGAGCTGCTGCTGCGGATTTGGGAGCATGAGAAGACGACCGTTGTTTTTATCACGCATGATATTGAGGAAGCGATTTTCTTATCGCAGCGTGTGTATGTGATGCAGGCGCATCCAGGCAGAATTCACAAGGAGGTCATCGTGCCGGAACGGCTGCGCGAAACACCGGATGTCAAGGACTCAGAAGCTTTTATCCAACTCAAAAAACAAATCATTTCCCTCATAGGCGAGGCACATCCGGAGGAGAGTTAA
- a CDS encoding metalloregulator ArsR/SmtB family transcription factor: protein MPNDIFSALADPTRRSIMEMLADNNELPASEIHNNFKVSPQAISQHLKILREANLIHVEKRAQQRIYRINTDAMVELEEWSKSMRHRWNRRLDALDAVLKAEMKKTLKPHNDQEEFN, encoded by the coding sequence ATGCCTAATGATATATTTTCCGCACTCGCTGACCCAACACGACGCAGTATTATGGAGATGCTTGCTGACAATAACGAGCTTCCCGCATCTGAGATCCACAATAACTTTAAAGTCAGTCCACAGGCCATCTCCCAACATCTGAAAATTCTTCGTGAGGCGAATTTGATCCATGTGGAAAAGAGGGCGCAGCAACGCATCTATCGGATTAATACCGATGCAATGGTTGAACTGGAGGAATGGTCCAAAAGCATGAGACATCGGTGGAACCGTCGCTTGGATGCTTTGGATGCTGTCTTGAAAGCAGAAATGAAAAAGACCTTAAAACCACACAATGATCAGGAGGAATTCAATTGA